One Aster yellows witches'-broom phytoplasma AYWB DNA segment encodes these proteins:
- a CDS encoding NUDIX hydrolase has product MSNYINKLRQKIGKDPLFSPGASVIVYENNKYLLQFRKDFNVWGLHGGAMELGETGADVCARELEEETGLKALEIHPFRTYCGKHFVINYPNGDVVYPVVMAFLVTKTQGKLSPQDDEVAELKWFDEASLPIDAMMEIDKTFLKDFLQHKNQNQPKTYKTKFCQAKCFF; this is encoded by the coding sequence ATGAGCAACTATATCAACAAATTGCGCCAAAAAATTGGAAAAGACCCTTTATTTTCTCCTGGGGCTTCCGTTATTGTTTATGAAAATAATAAATATTTATTGCAATTCCGCAAAGATTTTAATGTTTGGGGGCTTCATGGTGGAGCAATGGAATTAGGAGAAACTGGAGCTGATGTTTGCGCAAGAGAACTAGAAGAAGAAACAGGTCTTAAAGCTTTAGAAATTCATCCCTTTCGTACCTATTGTGGAAAACATTTTGTTATCAATTATCCTAACGGAGATGTTGTCTATCCAGTTGTTATGGCTTTTTTAGTAACTAAAACACAAGGAAAATTAAGTCCACAAGATGATGAAGTTGCCGAACTAAAATGGTTTGATGAGGCCTCTTTGCCAATTGATGCTATGATGGAAATTGACAAAACCTTTTTAAAAGATTTTTTACAACACAAAAACCAAAACCAACCTAAAACATACAAAACCAAATTTTGTCAGGCAAAATGTTTTTTCTAA